A genomic segment from Halomonas sp. GD1P12 encodes:
- the gcvT gene encoding glycine cleavage system aminomethyltransferase GcvT: MTELKKTPLHALHESLGAKMVPFAGYEMPVQYPLGVKKEHEHTRRQCGLFDVSHMGQIAVSGPDVAKALESLIPADLVGLSKDHQRYGLFIGTEGGIIDDLMLVNAGDHFYLVVNAACKDQDLAHLRATLGNTHDIEVLERGLLALQGPEAVNVMQRLCPDACALTFMQHGRFNVAGFDVWVSRSGYTGEDGFEISVAEPDCEPFAKALLSEPEVEMIGLGARDSLRLEAGLCLYGHDMDMQTTPIEAGLIWAIGKPRRHGGERAGGFPGADVVLHQIDAKDHTRKRVGLVADGRAPVREGARLVDEQGDEVGVVTSGGFGPSVGKPIAMGYVAREFEAVETVVYAEVRGKRLPMTVVKTPFVAPGYYRG, translated from the coding sequence ATGACCGAACTCAAGAAAACCCCGCTACACGCGCTGCACGAGTCGCTGGGCGCCAAAATGGTGCCCTTCGCCGGCTATGAGATGCCGGTGCAGTACCCGCTCGGCGTCAAGAAAGAGCACGAGCATACCCGCCGTCAATGCGGGCTGTTCGATGTTTCCCACATGGGCCAGATCGCGGTGTCCGGCCCGGACGTTGCAAAGGCGCTTGAATCGCTGATTCCCGCCGACCTCGTGGGCCTGTCGAAAGATCATCAGCGCTACGGGCTGTTCATCGGCACCGAGGGCGGCATCATCGACGATCTGATGCTGGTCAACGCCGGTGATCATTTCTATCTGGTGGTGAACGCGGCGTGCAAGGATCAGGATTTGGCGCACCTGCGCGCCACGTTGGGCAACACCCACGATATCGAGGTGTTGGAGCGCGGCCTTCTGGCGCTGCAGGGCCCGGAGGCTGTTAACGTCATGCAGCGTCTCTGCCCGGATGCGTGCGCGCTGACCTTCATGCAGCATGGGCGTTTCAACGTGGCCGGCTTTGACGTGTGGGTCAGCCGCAGTGGCTATACCGGTGAGGATGGCTTCGAGATCTCGGTAGCCGAGCCGGACTGTGAGCCGTTCGCTAAAGCACTCTTGAGCGAGCCGGAGGTGGAAATGATCGGCCTGGGCGCGCGGGACTCGTTGCGCCTGGAAGCTGGGCTCTGCCTTTACGGTCACGATATGGACATGCAGACCACGCCCATCGAGGCCGGCCTGATCTGGGCGATCGGCAAGCCCCGCCGCCACGGCGGCGAACGCGCAGGCGGCTTTCCTGGCGCCGACGTGGTGCTTCACCAGATCGATGCGAAGGATCATACGCGCAAGCGGGTGGGTCTGGTCGCCGATGGCCGGGCACCGGTACGCGAAGGCGCGCGCCTGGTCGATGAGCAGGGTGACGAGGTTGGGGTGGTCACGTCCGGCGGTTTTGGGCCAAGTGTTGGCAAGCCGATCGCCATGGGGTACGTGGCCCGCGAATTCGAAGCGGTGGAGACGGTGGTCTACGCCGAAGTGCGTGGAAAGAGGCTGCCGATGACCGTGGTTAAAACGCCGTTCGTTGCTCCGGGGTACTATCGCGGCTAG
- a CDS encoding CoA transferase subunit B yields MALTREQMAQRVARELKDGFYVNLGIGIPTLVANYVPEGIDVMLQSENGLLGMGRYPTDEELDPDMINAGKETVTARPGAAIFSSAESFAMIRGGHVDLTVLGAFEVDQNGNIASWMIPGKLIKGMGGAMDLVAGAENIICTMTHASKNGESKLLEKCELPLTGAGCISRVLTDLAYLEIENGAFVLKERAPGVSVEEIKEKTAGKLIVPDHVPEMEFAEP; encoded by the coding sequence ATGGCGCTAACACGTGAGCAGATGGCCCAGCGCGTTGCCCGCGAACTCAAGGACGGCTTCTACGTCAATCTCGGAATCGGCATTCCCACCCTGGTGGCCAACTATGTCCCGGAAGGCATCGACGTGATGCTGCAGTCCGAAAACGGGCTGTTGGGCATGGGGCGCTACCCGACTGACGAAGAGCTCGACCCGGACATGATCAACGCCGGCAAGGAAACGGTCACGGCCCGCCCGGGGGCGGCGATTTTTTCATCCGCAGAGTCATTTGCCATGATTCGCGGCGGCCACGTGGATCTGACCGTTCTGGGCGCTTTCGAGGTGGACCAGAATGGCAACATCGCCTCCTGGATGATTCCCGGCAAGCTGATCAAGGGCATGGGGGGGGCGATGGATCTGGTCGCCGGCGCCGAGAACATCATTTGCACCATGACCCATGCTTCAAAAAACGGTGAATCCAAGCTGTTGGAAAAATGCGAACTGCCGCTGACCGGTGCGGGCTGCATTAGCCGCGTGCTGACCGATCTTGCCTATCTTGAGATCGAGAACGGGGCGTTCGTGTTGAAAGAGCGTGCGCCGGGAGTGAGCGTCGAGGAGATCAAGGAGAAAACTGCCGGCAAACTCATCGTGCCCGATCACGTGCCGGAGATGGAGTTTGCCGAGCCCTGA
- the gcvH gene encoding glycine cleavage system protein GcvH, translating into MSNLPSNLRYAKSHEWVLDNEDGTVTVGITDHAQKALGDVVFVELPDVGQTLSKGDEFGVIESVKAASDLYAPVNGEVVEVNEALDDAPETVNEAPYEGGWIMKVRLDDTGLDGLLDADAYQATLADE; encoded by the coding sequence ATGAGCAACTTGCCTTCCAACCTTCGCTACGCCAAAAGCCACGAATGGGTGCTCGATAACGAAGACGGTACCGTTACCGTCGGCATTACCGATCACGCTCAAAAGGCGCTGGGCGACGTGGTGTTCGTCGAGCTTCCTGACGTCGGCCAAACCCTGAGCAAGGGCGACGAGTTCGGCGTCATCGAGTCGGTCAAGGCGGCCTCGGATCTCTACGCGCCGGTCAACGGCGAAGTGGTCGAAGTCAACGAAGCGCTCGACGATGCGCCGGAAACCGTCAACGAAGCGCCCTACGAAGGCGGCTGGATCATGAAAGTGCGTCTCGACGATACCGGCCTTGACGGCCTGCTCGACGCCGATGCCTACCAAGCCACACTCGCCGACGAGTGA
- the gcvP gene encoding aminomethyl-transferring glycine dehydrogenase — MPFETRRLAELADHDAFIKRHNGPGERDVSAMLQALGIEGLEELIQRTVPDDIRLGRELALDDPQGEAEALGYLAQLARQNRVAKSYIGQGYYNTHLPAVIQRNVLENPGWYTAYTPYQPEISQGRLEGLLNFQQVVMDLTGMELANASLLDEATAAAEAMALCKRANKKSKSNAFFVADDVFPQTVDVVRTRAECFGFELITGPAASLAEHDVFGALFQYPNASGAITSLETLLTTAKERGVMSCVATDLLSLVLLKEPGAMGADIVIGNSQRFGVPMGFGGPHAAFFATSDKLKRSIPGRIIGVSQDSRGHTALRMAMQTREQHIRREKATSNICTAQALLANIAGFYATYHGAEGLKKIAARVHRLTTLLALGLEQAGVTLASDSWFDTLRLTGVDAGKIHGRAMTVDINLHYFEDGDIGVSLDETTTAHDVSTLFDVLLGDEHGLSLPPLEEQVMSEERSGIPAAYRRESDFLTHPTFKRYRSETEMLRYLKRLENKDLSLAHAMIPLGSCTMKLNATSEMIPISWPAFAKLHPFAPRDQVAGYHQMIDELAAFLVEITGYDHVSMQPNSGAQGEYAGLLAIRRYQAAQGEGHRNVCLIPSSAHGTNPASAAMVSMEVVVVECDKQGNIDLDDLTQKAEQHKDRLSAVMITYPSTHGVFESHVRKVCEVVHDNGGQVYVDGANMNAQVGLTRPGDFGGDVSHLNLHKTFCIPHGGGGPGMGPIGVKAHLAPFVANHVVTPISGVKTEGGAVAAAAFGSASILPISWAYIKMMGARGLREATELAILNANYIAKRLEESYPILYRGQNGTVAHECIIDIRPLKQSSGISEEDIAKRLMDYGFHAPTMSFPVPGTLMIEPTESESLYEIDRFCDAMISIRGEIKRVENGEWPLENNPLVNAPHTQSDLVDAEWDRPYDRALGAFPSEAVMAAKYWPAVNRVDNVLGDRQLICSCPSIDDYRSE, encoded by the coding sequence ATGCCCTTTGAAACACGCCGCCTGGCCGAACTGGCCGACCACGATGCCTTCATCAAACGCCACAACGGCCCGGGAGAGCGCGACGTTAGCGCGATGCTCCAGGCGCTGGGCATCGAAGGCTTAGAGGAGCTTATTCAGCGCACCGTGCCCGATGACATTCGCCTGGGCCGCGAGCTCGCACTCGACGACCCTCAGGGCGAAGCCGAGGCGCTGGGCTATCTTGCCCAGCTGGCGCGCCAGAATCGGGTTGCCAAAAGCTACATCGGCCAGGGGTATTACAACACCCATCTGCCGGCGGTGATTCAGCGTAACGTGCTGGAAAATCCGGGCTGGTACACCGCCTACACGCCCTACCAGCCGGAAATCTCCCAGGGCCGTTTGGAAGGGCTTTTGAACTTCCAGCAGGTGGTGATGGATTTGACCGGCATGGAGCTTGCCAACGCCTCGCTGCTGGACGAAGCGACCGCGGCGGCAGAGGCCATGGCGCTTTGTAAACGCGCCAACAAGAAGAGCAAGTCCAACGCCTTCTTCGTTGCCGACGACGTCTTCCCGCAAACCGTCGACGTGGTACGCACCCGCGCCGAGTGCTTCGGCTTCGAGCTGATCACTGGTCCGGCGGCGTCGCTTGCCGAGCACGACGTCTTCGGCGCGCTGTTTCAATACCCCAACGCCAGCGGCGCGATCACTTCACTCGAGACGCTGTTGACCACCGCAAAGGAGCGCGGCGTGATGAGCTGCGTGGCGACGGATCTTTTGAGTCTGGTACTGCTCAAGGAGCCCGGCGCGATGGGGGCCGACATCGTTATCGGCAACTCCCAGCGCTTTGGCGTGCCGATGGGCTTTGGTGGCCCCCACGCGGCGTTTTTTGCCACCTCCGACAAACTCAAGCGCTCGATTCCCGGGCGGATCATCGGTGTGTCCCAGGACAGTCGCGGCCATACCGCGCTGCGCATGGCGATGCAAACCCGTGAGCAGCACATCCGCCGTGAGAAAGCGACCTCCAATATCTGTACCGCCCAGGCGCTGTTGGCCAACATCGCCGGCTTCTACGCCACGTACCACGGCGCCGAAGGACTCAAAAAGATCGCCGCCCGGGTTCACCGCCTGACCACCCTGCTGGCGTTGGGCCTCGAGCAGGCCGGCGTGACACTTGCAAGCGACAGCTGGTTCGACACGCTACGCCTGACCGGCGTGGATGCGGGCAAGATTCACGGCCGTGCTATGACCGTCGATATCAACCTGCACTATTTCGAAGACGGCGACATCGGCGTAAGCCTCGACGAAACCACCACCGCCCACGACGTGAGCACGCTGTTCGATGTGCTGCTGGGCGATGAGCACGGTCTGTCGCTGCCGCCGCTCGAAGAGCAGGTGATGAGTGAAGAGCGCTCGGGCATTCCGGCCGCCTACCGCCGTGAAAGCGATTTTCTGACGCACCCGACGTTCAAGCGTTACCGCAGCGAAACCGAAATGCTGCGCTACCTGAAGCGCCTGGAGAACAAGGATCTGTCGCTGGCCCACGCCATGATTCCGCTGGGCTCATGCACCATGAAGCTCAACGCGACCAGCGAGATGATTCCGATCTCCTGGCCGGCGTTTGCCAAGCTGCACCCCTTCGCGCCGCGCGACCAGGTGGCCGGCTATCATCAGATGATCGATGAGCTGGCAGCGTTTCTGGTCGAGATCACCGGCTACGACCACGTGTCGATGCAGCCCAACTCCGGCGCCCAGGGCGAGTACGCGGGGCTTTTGGCCATTCGCCGCTACCAGGCCGCCCAGGGCGAGGGCCACCGCAACGTCTGCCTGATTCCGAGTTCCGCCCACGGCACCAACCCGGCGTCCGCGGCCATGGTGAGCATGGAAGTGGTCGTGGTCGAGTGTGACAAGCAGGGCAACATCGACCTCGATGACCTGACCCAAAAGGCCGAGCAGCACAAGGACCGCCTCTCCGCGGTGATGATCACCTACCCGTCGACCCACGGCGTGTTCGAATCCCACGTGCGTAAGGTGTGTGAGGTGGTGCACGACAACGGCGGCCAGGTGTATGTCGATGGCGCCAACATGAACGCTCAGGTCGGTTTAACCCGGCCTGGCGACTTCGGCGGCGACGTTTCGCACCTGAACCTGCACAAGACCTTCTGTATTCCCCACGGCGGCGGCGGTCCGGGCATGGGACCGATCGGGGTAAAAGCGCACCTGGCGCCCTTTGTTGCCAATCACGTGGTCACGCCAATCAGTGGTGTGAAAACCGAAGGCGGCGCGGTGGCCGCAGCGGCCTTCGGCAGCGCCTCGATCCTGCCGATCTCCTGGGCTTACATCAAGATGATGGGCGCGCGCGGACTGCGCGAGGCGACCGAGCTGGCGATCCTCAACGCCAACTACATCGCCAAGCGCCTCGAAGAGAGCTACCCGATTCTCTATCGCGGCCAAAACGGCACCGTGGCTCACGAGTGCATCATCGATATTCGCCCGCTCAAGCAGAGCTCCGGCATCAGCGAGGAGGATATCGCCAAGCGCCTGATGGACTACGGCTTCCACGCGCCGACCATGTCGTTCCCGGTGCCGGGTACGCTAATGATCGAGCCGACCGAGTCGGAGTCGCTTTACGAGATCGACCGTTTCTGCGACGCCATGATCAGCATTCGAGGCGAGATCAAGCGCGTCGAAAACGGCGAGTGGCCGCTCGAGAACAATCCGCTGGTCAACGCCCCGCACACCCAGAGCGATCTGGTCGATGCCGAATGGGATCGCCCCTACGATCGGGCCCTCGGCGCATTCCCGTCGGAGGCGGTCATGGCGGCGAAGTACTGGCCCGCGGTCAACCGGGTCGATAACGTGCTTGGCGACCGGCAGTTGATCTGCTCCTGCCCGAGCATCGACGACTACCGAAGCGAATAG
- a CDS encoding DUF1338 domain-containing protein, whose product MQREEFERQLWLDYIHTHPDVGGLGIWPLDVKADYLTLLTLNHGPFSARRLTQTLQRMGYACATQYALADKGLIIHLLGAPGSSWLVLVELQLGALCTTPRNALMALIEQSHPQDCKGHNLLCRGRPWPMPSWALYQQLEAEHPLAAWLAAMGPRLHHAGFDCRALGEPITALDKALGQAGMQCSTNRQNGIFPVSSSLEHRFYPAMPQKLVFRQGDEHRLCLGGLALAQKVLSESSATLGEELLPAHTRCEMA is encoded by the coding sequence ATGCAACGTGAAGAGTTCGAACGCCAGCTTTGGCTCGATTACATTCATACCCATCCGGATGTTGGCGGGCTGGGCATCTGGCCGCTGGACGTCAAGGCGGACTACCTCACCCTGCTGACCCTCAATCACGGCCCCTTCAGCGCACGGCGTCTCACCCAAACGCTCCAGCGAATGGGGTACGCTTGCGCTACTCAATACGCCCTGGCAGACAAGGGGCTGATCATTCATTTGCTCGGAGCGCCGGGCAGCAGCTGGCTGGTGCTGGTAGAGCTTCAGCTTGGTGCCCTGTGCACCACGCCGCGCAACGCCTTGATGGCGCTGATCGAACAGAGCCACCCGCAGGACTGCAAGGGGCATAACCTGTTGTGTCGCGGGCGGCCCTGGCCCATGCCCTCCTGGGCGCTCTATCAGCAGCTGGAAGCGGAGCACCCGCTGGCAGCATGGCTCGCCGCCATGGGCCCACGACTGCACCATGCCGGCTTTGACTGCCGGGCGCTCGGCGAACCCATCACCGCCCTCGACAAAGCGCTGGGCCAAGCCGGTATGCAGTGCTCGACGAACCGACAAAACGGCATTTTCCCCGTCTCGAGTTCGCTCGAGCACCGCTTCTATCCCGCCATGCCGCAAAAGCTGGTGTTTCGCCAGGGCGATGAGCACCGGCTCTGTCTTGGCGGGCTGGCACTGGCGCAAAAGGTGCTGAGCGAAAGCTCCGCCACCCTGGGCGAAGAGCTTTTACCGGCCCACACCCGCTGCGAGATGGCGTGA
- a CDS encoding LysM peptidoglycan-binding domain-containing protein yields MDQLTLAGKRRAAGNAQRSRLTLWIGVCLLAGVLGGCAGSSPSSGQRVSVGSSASGASAINGQWVEVRRGDTLGELANRAGVPLERLERFNPGVNARGLAVGQRLLIPTQQERAPSGGPYRYQIRPGDTFSKVARHFNTTAGRIQSANSGTSPTALRVGQVISVPLSGASAARAASSNASSSASRPAPTPSASVPSSARNWPWPLEDYRIVRRFGTDSRGTLQPMLLATQAGARAQAVAPGEVRFADGMRQLGEVVIVHHADNLQSVYALCDNILVSTGQNVSAGEPLCEVGQSNATQRYDLLFDLRLGGQPIDPRRVLR; encoded by the coding sequence ATGGATCAACTCACTCTGGCAGGAAAAAGACGCGCTGCTGGAAACGCTCAGCGATCACGCCTAACGCTTTGGATTGGTGTTTGCCTGCTGGCCGGCGTTCTTGGCGGGTGCGCGGGCTCGTCACCCTCGTCGGGTCAGCGGGTTAGCGTGGGCAGCAGCGCCAGCGGCGCTAGCGCCATTAACGGTCAGTGGGTCGAGGTACGCCGCGGCGATACGCTGGGTGAGCTTGCCAACCGCGCGGGCGTACCGCTGGAGCGCCTGGAGCGGTTTAACCCCGGGGTCAATGCCAGAGGCCTGGCGGTGGGGCAACGCCTTTTGATTCCTACTCAACAGGAGCGCGCCCCGTCCGGCGGGCCCTATCGCTACCAGATCCGCCCGGGCGATACGTTTTCCAAAGTCGCGCGCCACTTCAACACCACGGCGGGGCGCATTCAAAGTGCCAACTCGGGCACCTCACCCACCGCGCTGCGTGTGGGCCAGGTCATTAGCGTACCGCTGAGTGGCGCATCCGCCGCACGAGCAGCCTCCTCCAACGCCTCGAGTAGCGCCAGCCGCCCGGCCCCCACGCCGAGCGCCAGCGTCCCGTCGTCGGCGCGCAACTGGCCCTGGCCGCTGGAGGATTACCGCATCGTGCGCCGCTTCGGCACCGACAGCCGAGGCACGCTTCAACCGATGCTGCTGGCGACTCAAGCGGGCGCGCGGGCCCAGGCGGTGGCTCCGGGTGAAGTGCGTTTCGCCGATGGTATGCGCCAGCTGGGTGAAGTCGTGATCGTGCATCACGCCGATAACCTGCAAAGCGTCTACGCGCTGTGTGACAACATCCTGGTCAGCACCGGCCAGAACGTCAGCGCCGGCGAGCCGCTTTGCGAAGTCGGTCAGAGTAACGCCACCCAGCGTTATGACCTGCTGTTTGATTTGCGCCTGGGTGGCCAGCCGATCGACCCGCGCCGGGTGCTTCGCTAG
- a CDS encoding LysR family transcriptional regulator, translating into MTVKQLRAFLAVAQTLSFTQACERLHLSQPALSLAIKGLEESLGGKLLIRSTRHVRLTPEGESLLPLAKHLLAQWENTEERLRERFTLQLGRLSVAAMPSFACGLLPEALASFRQRHPKINVTVHDVINEDVMAMVRARQVEVGIVFAPEGLGSLTFTPLFEDHFVAVVPPESPLGRRPLDWQRLLQEDMITLQRPSRVRRLLEDGLARQGFELSIAFESHQLSTVGSMVARGLGVSAVPSMCIPQMHALGARCVALTEGLIECQVGMLTHQELSIAAQALRTVLIDTAAPLFEARWQSPSTGFTGK; encoded by the coding sequence ATGACCGTCAAGCAGCTTCGTGCGTTTCTGGCCGTCGCTCAAACCCTGAGCTTTACCCAGGCCTGCGAGCGGTTGCACCTTTCACAGCCGGCGCTCTCTCTGGCGATCAAGGGTCTGGAGGAGTCGCTCGGAGGCAAACTTCTGATCCGCAGCACCCGCCACGTTCGCCTGACCCCGGAAGGTGAATCGCTTCTGCCGCTGGCCAAGCACTTATTGGCGCAGTGGGAAAACACCGAGGAGCGTCTGCGCGAACGCTTCACGCTGCAGCTGGGTCGGCTCAGCGTGGCGGCCATGCCCTCCTTTGCCTGTGGCCTACTGCCCGAGGCGCTGGCGAGCTTTCGCCAGCGCCACCCCAAAATCAACGTCACGGTACACGATGTCATCAACGAGGACGTCATGGCCATGGTGCGTGCCCGTCAGGTCGAGGTCGGCATCGTGTTCGCCCCGGAAGGACTGGGCAGTTTGACCTTCACGCCGCTTTTCGAGGACCACTTCGTCGCCGTTGTCCCACCCGAAAGCCCACTTGGCCGTCGACCGCTTGACTGGCAGCGGCTCTTGCAAGAGGACATGATCACGCTGCAGCGCCCGTCACGGGTGCGCCGCCTGCTCGAGGATGGCTTGGCGCGCCAAGGGTTCGAGCTCTCCATCGCCTTCGAGAGCCACCAGCTTTCGACCGTGGGAAGTATGGTCGCCCGAGGGCTCGGGGTGAGCGCGGTTCCGTCGATGTGCATTCCCCAGATGCACGCGCTGGGCGCGCGCTGTGTAGCGCTCACTGAGGGATTGATCGAGTGCCAGGTGGGCATGCTCACGCATCAGGAGCTCTCCATAGCCGCCCAGGCGCTTCGCACGGTGCTGATCGACACCGCCGCTCCTCTTTTTGAAGCCCGCTGGCAGTCGCCGAGCACCGGATTTACTGGGAAGTAA
- a CDS encoding acyltransferase — protein MPVIKGVVSIVLMTLTTLFWGVPLLVLTFLKVVIPGRRARQWLLDRLCAVALNWIGLNLWWMKRWLKPNVSLDVPDSLSPEQWLLVISNHRSWTDIFILFMAMHRRIPMPRFFLKHRLIWIPIVGLAFWALEFPFMRRFSREQIAKNPKLATIDRESTERVCRQARHAPISIYNFVEGTRFSVAKRDAQQSPYRHLLRPKAGGVAQVLGLLGDQLDGVIDVTISYANPSPTFWGFLCGQEAPITLVARKLEIPDWMHTASYHQQPQHKERFHAWINSLWQEKDALLETLSDHA, from the coding sequence ATGCCGGTCATCAAGGGAGTCGTTAGCATAGTGCTGATGACGCTTACCACGCTTTTCTGGGGCGTGCCGCTTCTCGTACTCACGTTTCTCAAGGTCGTGATACCGGGGCGGCGTGCTCGTCAGTGGCTGCTCGACCGGCTCTGCGCGGTGGCGCTGAACTGGATCGGGCTCAACCTTTGGTGGATGAAGCGCTGGCTCAAGCCCAACGTCTCCCTGGACGTTCCCGACTCGCTAAGCCCTGAGCAGTGGCTTCTGGTGATTTCCAATCATCGCAGTTGGACCGATATTTTCATCCTGTTCATGGCGATGCATCGGCGCATTCCCATGCCGCGGTTTTTTCTCAAACACCGGTTGATCTGGATTCCCATCGTCGGTCTGGCCTTCTGGGCGCTGGAGTTTCCCTTCATGCGCCGTTTTAGCCGCGAGCAGATTGCCAAAAATCCAAAGCTCGCTACCATTGACCGGGAGTCGACCGAGCGCGTGTGCCGCCAGGCGCGCCACGCGCCAATTTCGATCTACAATTTCGTCGAAGGCACCCGTTTTAGCGTGGCCAAACGCGACGCTCAGCAGAGCCCGTATCGACATTTACTGCGGCCCAAGGCCGGCGGCGTCGCCCAGGTGCTCGGGCTCCTTGGCGACCAACTCGACGGCGTTATCGATGTCACCATCAGCTACGCCAACCCATCGCCAACCTTCTGGGGTTTTCTTTGTGGTCAGGAAGCGCCCATCACGCTGGTGGCCCGCAAACTCGAGATCCCCGACTGGATGCACACCGCAAGCTATCATCAACAACCGCAGCACAAGGAACGTTTCCACGCATGGATCAACTCACTCTGGCAGGAAAAAGACGCGCTGCTGGAAACGCTCAGCGATCACGCCTAA
- a CDS encoding CoA transferase subunit A: MAGFDKRVASYEEAMEGIESGMTVLAGGFGLCGIPENLIAEIQRRGVKDLTVASNNCGVDGFGLGLLLEKRQISKIYASYVGENALFEQQMLNEEIDVVLTPQGTLAERMRAGGAGIPAFYTATGYGTPIAEGKEVREFGGRHYILEEALVGDFAIVKGWKADRYGNVMYRHTAQNFNPMVATAGRITVVEVEEIVEPGEMDPSQIHTPGIYVDRIIQGSFEKRIEKRTVRN, from the coding sequence ATGGCAGGATTCGACAAGCGCGTCGCTTCTTATGAAGAAGCGATGGAAGGTATCGAGAGCGGAATGACCGTGCTGGCGGGCGGCTTCGGGCTCTGCGGCATTCCTGAAAACCTGATTGCCGAGATCCAGCGCCGCGGCGTCAAGGATCTGACCGTGGCTTCCAACAACTGCGGTGTCGACGGCTTCGGCCTCGGCCTTCTGCTCGAAAAGCGTCAGATCAGCAAGATCTACGCCTCTTATGTCGGCGAGAACGCGCTGTTCGAGCAGCAGATGCTCAACGAAGAGATCGACGTCGTACTGACGCCTCAAGGGACGCTAGCCGAAAGAATGCGCGCCGGCGGCGCGGGCATTCCGGCGTTCTATACCGCGACCGGCTACGGCACGCCGATCGCTGAAGGCAAGGAAGTACGTGAGTTCGGCGGCCGCCACTACATTCTCGAAGAGGCACTGGTGGGTGATTTCGCCATCGTCAAGGGCTGGAAGGCGGACCGCTACGGTAACGTGATGTATCGCCACACCGCGCAGAACTTCAACCCCATGGTCGCCACCGCCGGCCGAATCACCGTCGTGGAAGTCGAGGAGATCGTTGAGCCCGGCGAAATGGACCCGAGCCAGATTCACACGCCGGGCATCTACGTCGACCGGATCATTCAGGGCTCGTTCGAAAAGCGCATCGAAAAACGCACGGTTCGAAACTAA
- a CDS encoding alanine/glycine:cation symporter family protein, giving the protein METLTSLVGAVNGVVWGPLMLILLLGVGIYLQVGLKLMPVRKLGTGFKLLWQGRDPKRVKGVEHKTDDGEISPFNALMTALSATVGTGNIAGVATAIALGGPGAVFWMWITALVGMATKFAEAVLAVRYRETDSNGHHVGGPMFYIKNGLGRKWLWLGVLFAFFGAVAAFGIGNTVQANSVADAMDATFGVPHWLTGLVIMVLTGAVILGGIKRIANVAGKLVPIMGIAYVLAGLAVLVVNADQLGEAFGLIFYYAFNPAAAAGGFAGAAVMAAIRFGVARGIFSNEAGLGSAPIAHAAAQTKNPVRQGLIAMLGTFIDTLVVCTITALVILTSTVWLEGEEGASLTALSFDAALPGWGNQIVAVALAIFAFTTILGWSFYGEKCFQFLFGTRSIMLYRVLFVLALPLGAMAQLGFIWLMADTFNALMAIPNLIALALLSPVVFKLARDYFAGKDVLPGEALDHDK; this is encoded by the coding sequence GTGGAGACTTTAACCAGTCTGGTAGGCGCCGTGAACGGCGTCGTGTGGGGGCCTTTGATGCTCATCCTGTTGCTCGGGGTGGGGATCTATCTTCAGGTGGGCTTGAAGTTGATGCCGGTGCGAAAGCTCGGCACGGGTTTCAAGCTGTTGTGGCAGGGGCGCGACCCGAAACGGGTGAAGGGCGTCGAGCATAAAACCGACGACGGCGAGATTTCGCCGTTCAACGCGCTGATGACCGCGCTTTCCGCCACCGTCGGTACGGGGAATATCGCCGGTGTGGCCACGGCGATTGCCCTGGGTGGGCCGGGGGCGGTGTTCTGGATGTGGATCACTGCGCTGGTTGGCATGGCGACCAAGTTCGCCGAGGCAGTGCTCGCCGTGCGCTATCGTGAAACCGATAGCAACGGCCACCACGTGGGCGGGCCGATGTTCTACATCAAGAACGGCCTGGGCCGAAAGTGGCTGTGGCTCGGCGTACTGTTCGCCTTTTTCGGCGCGGTCGCTGCCTTCGGCATCGGCAATACCGTTCAGGCCAACTCCGTGGCCGATGCCATGGATGCGACCTTTGGCGTGCCGCACTGGCTGACCGGCCTCGTGATCATGGTACTCACCGGCGCGGTCATTCTGGGCGGTATCAAGCGGATCGCCAACGTGGCGGGCAAGCTGGTACCGATCATGGGCATCGCCTACGTGCTGGCAGGGCTTGCGGTTCTGGTGGTCAACGCCGACCAGCTCGGTGAAGCGTTCGGGCTGATCTTCTACTACGCCTTCAACCCGGCGGCGGCCGCTGGCGGCTTCGCCGGTGCGGCGGTCATGGCGGCGATTCGTTTCGGTGTGGCGCGCGGTATCTTCTCCAACGAAGCGGGTCTTGGCAGCGCGCCGATCGCTCACGCCGCGGCGCAAACCAAAAATCCGGTGCGCCAGGGTCTAATCGCGATGCTGGGCACCTTCATCGACACGCTTGTCGTGTGCACCATTACCGCGCTGGTCATTCTGACCTCCACGGTTTGGCTCGAAGGTGAGGAGGGCGCCTCGCTGACCGCGCTCTCCTTCGATGCGGCGCTGCCCGGCTGGGGCAATCAGATCGTGGCCGTCGCGCTTGCGATCTTCGCCTTTACCACCATCCTGGGCTGGTCGTTCTATGGCGAGAAGTGCTTTCAGTTTCTGTTCGGCACGCGCTCGATCATGCTTTACCGCGTGCTGTTCGTGCTGGCGCTGCCGCTGGGTGCCATGGCTCAGCTGGGGTTCATCTGGCTGATGGCGGATACGTTCAACGCGCTGATGGCGATTCCCAACCTGATCGCGCTGGCGCTACTGTCGCCGGTGGTGTTCAAGCTTGCGCGCGACTACTTCGCCGGCAAGGACGTGCTCCCCGGCGAAGCGCTGGATCACGACAAGTAA